The genomic segment AATATCTAGAGCTTTCCTTTGAGGTACTACAGTAAGAAAAGTTAgctctatttaaaaatttttttgcattatctgaGATAGGGGATTTGTGAATTATCCCTTACCTGCTCTATCATCTTGACTAACATCGTGAGGCCTTGACTAACACTAATGTTAAGGCCTCTAGAAGGACATATTgttaatgataaaataaaattattcctaTAGGAAAAATAATGGAGTTCTTGGATTTATttcaaaaagtatttaaaaaaaagaaaaaatgttgcCATATGCGcttattaaaaacttttgtaaTCTTAGAACAATAATTAGAATAAATCATAGAAATATAAAATCCAAAGAAGCTGAAAATTTGAAGCGAAAAAACTTAGTGATGCTGGATTCAACTAggtcaaaaattagaaaattaagtaaaaaagaGGGAGCTCCTGGagtctatagaaataaaaaaaaatcggttgcctgtaaagtcggttttacgggcgaagattttacgtgacaacgtctttttctcggtagaatatttattgatatgaatattattaaattgcacaataggaacaaggaattgaatgaaaataagaattgcacaaattttaactatagaaatatattttgtttactaaaacattgtacatgtaaacttaaacttaactaatttctatttgagtgattttgttgaggataggacgatgataggagaaatatgaaatgaaaggaagtgtttctgctgtaatgtgtcttgaacgcgaagaacgctcgagaaagacagaggacagagacacaagcacggaagcacgcaccgattcaacgcgcctaattctctagtgctgcgcgcgcagcggaccgatcatgtttgagtgggagagagacgcaaggcattcgccggtccggcgggcctctctctcgttcggtgactcactgtaacagacgtgagcgggcgttacactttttcatgaatgactccgagccacaacctaatttaagacgttgtcacgtcaaaattgtttgtttcacattttagactgttatcgttaatatttaattaaaattttctcgtctaagacacaataaacgagtacagtcaacagtacggactaaacattaatacccacaaaaccaaacaaatgattgtcagcaaggagaatataaatggggctcatctatacattaatgggacgcagatagagcgagtaaaacagtattgctacctgggaactattataaacgaacagtggagcaatgtacaggaaataaagtgccgcataggaaaggcaagaacggtctttaacaaaatgagcgccatcttcaaaagtcacaacatatccctggatacaaaaatgagacatttgagatgctatgttttctctgtgttgttgtacggggcggaggcatggacgcttacagacaccactattaaaaaacttgaagcatttgagatgtggctttatagaagaatgctgagaatatcatggacagcaaggatcacgaacaacgaagttctagaaaaaatgaagaaggaaccagagattgtgtttacgatcaaacgcataaaattgcaatatctgggacacgttatgagaaatcagcaccgttactccctgctgcagtctatattgcaaggtaaagtcaaaggtaagcgaggacccggtagaaggagaatatcattgctgcggaatttaagaacatggtttaagaaaacctcaacggagctgtttcgagccgcagcgagcaaggtcatgattgccaatatgatttccaacatccgaaacggataggaaccagaagaagaagaagacacattctggaaactattttatagctactgttgaataagtgtcggaaaatttaaatttggcgcattcgcatttccggatatgtccgccatcagaggccacttttttggtcgccttttcataacgattagattccctcttttgtctttttgctcgatgcagACGATGGAACTATCCTTCTAGTTAAGCGTTCTTGGATGTCCTAAATGCTAAATCATaagtaaagaaaaagaagaaggtcACTATAAAAGTTTAATGAGGTTAAGGGTTAAAAGTTTCAAAATCATCGATTAGACTCGATGTTCAAAATCTTTTAACCACCATGGTATAATGAATACATTTGTACCATGTTTAACCACGATAACCACCAAAGaattgtcgtctccggtgtaattaataaacgtatgaaaaactgattgcaacttggtgcaagtttccatgtttgtTACTttatccaactattgcgcaatatggtgttatattgcgtagttggccggtacgctcttgttgtggcattatcttgaagagacaatgccattcattatggttttattaaaggtggaaataaaacacattctttctaagaagaaaaaaactcagcttcagagtcttagaaagaaacagagcccttcgagcaaagtgctctagggagctaccctacacgggtaaaaccatgagttagacacAACTTTCACTACTGACTTGAGATCGATTCATTGTAGCGTTggtttttgtgagtgtgtgtttatcTTCTGTGTTGGATGTGTCTGCTGTCCTGCTTTAGGCTTGcgcctcttcaggacgtgtttactttttttttgagatccgaaaatgtcccatatttaaagataaattaacttttatatgaaactttttcatttctcaaccaattaaatttaattatgtgttccagaaggaagggcgatgaacatcgaagtgcgtgattggtggcacttgatgacagaATGTCATAGTCACAGCACAATTGTTATTTATACTGTGGCACAGCACACTCTTATGGCATGGTACAACGAAAAGACTTATGGTATGTGTTGTGCTGTGATTAAAGTTCATTGGTTGAATTTACACGCctacataaacaaaaacaaaattttaaaatttgtttatcttTGTACATCCTGCTCTATTTCTATTATTAGATAAGCAATTTCCGATTTTTTTAACATCTTTGCACTACTTTAATGACATGTTTAGAATATTATAATTCCAGAGATGATACTATAATTTGgtattaaaatgtattactagtaacttcattttaaattctaattttgttaaagaatattgaatgaattttattatttttctattcgAAATAGCCATCATTATTCTGTAGAATGGCTAGAATACATTGGAAAAAGTATAGATCCTTGACTGTAGCTGTGAGCTTGgtagttttgtattttattataaaaacacaAACTTATGAACACACAGCTTTTGTATTTCTACCCAAAGTACATCCAAACAAGCCATGGGAGTTTGTAGCAGACTTCAGCAACATGAAGTACTTGAATCCAACAATGTAAGTagcattttataaatataatgaaTTGATTAACTAGTTtgttttgtgattttttattAGTTCAAAAAtttatatgtaatatttttagTGTAGATTTCAACATCCTAGAAGAAAGTGGCAACTATGAACATTGGAAATACACAGCTCAGTACCTGGAAAATTTGTCACATTGGCCATATCTGCCTAACAAAGCTATTGCCCATTTTAACATAAAGGCATCTCCCAAGAAAGATTTATACTATATACATTCTGTTCATGTTACTTGCTTGTTTCAGGGATTATATTGCTGTAAGTATATGTAACAAGTACTTGTAGTTTCAAATTAAAGACACCCTACAAATTTTGTAATCTGTTTTGTCCCTTTTTACTTGCTCTATtacaaaaatagataaaaaaaacacaatatattatattttaattgttgtcTGCAATAAATTTGAAAAGTTTTAAACTAACAATTAGCTTTTTGAAATTCATATTTGCTGGGGAATATGTTTTATATACCAAGACAAAAAACTTGAATAAAAGTAAGTAACAAAGTAGTTATTGCTAAGGAAATACAATCATTTGTTGTCAGGTCTCATCTGTTATTATAAAACTCTTAATACTTTTTTGTAGTGAATGCAGAGAGTGAATTCAAATTTTCTCATAACAACAGAACAAAAGGAGCAACTTGTGAAGAAACTGTAAAATATGAATGTCCAAGGATATTATCTTTCTTCTGCAGGAGGGAAGTAATATATCAAAGAAATGCCATCATGAGCAATCTTTTGAAGAAATTTTCATAATGTAACTTTTTAAGTTAtactagtaaaaaaaaaatttaatatttttttactcaaaaattaataaatactttaAATGACATCTTAtgatttgttttgttgtattccAACTATAATATAATGGTATATCTTCCACTATTCCCTGCTTTGCATATTCTTGAAAAGTTCTAGATTGTTTACAAATTTTTACATATgtgtgtaatatatatatatatatatatatatatatatatatatatatatatatatatatatatatatatatatatatatatatatatatatatatatatatatatatatatatatatgtttatatatgtcTATATTTAGGCTTGGAAGGGTTACCATAAACATACTTGTTATATCTTAGGGCATAATAAGTGGGAGTTATGGACTATAACACCACGgtgtatatgaaaaaaaaaaagcaaatgttatagaacaaagttttttttaattaaatcaaTTTTGAAAGGAGTAAATATTATAGAACCAACAATCTTTATAAATATTGAAAGTACAATTTTAATAACTGAATATGAATAAATGACATATATTCAACTGAACTGAAAACTATATAATATAAGCAACAAATGTCAAAATATCAACATCTGTCATAGACTACTTCAAATAAGTAAAAACgtcttaattttagtttttatattaagtatgtgaagcgaaaaataaaattttgtatgtaCCACTGGTGTTATTTCTTCCAATTGACAACTTATCCTTGGCTATTCTAACTACTCTGCTCTATACCATTTGACTGATATGCCTGTTCCATTAGCTTTTTCTTCCTTGCACACATTCATTAATGTTATTATCTAGTAGTGCTTCTTTCAGGTTGTGTTTCTGAAGTATATGTCATGATAGGTCAGATTACACACTTGTATATTCCACTTTTGTTTCTATTTTTAAGTGTCTGATAATGTACATGGTTACATATTGATCAATACAAAATATATAGAAATTGAATGCAGGAGAAATACATAAAGAGTCTAGCTGTAGCTAAAATACTAATAATTCATAATTATATGAATAAACTAAGAAAACAAACTGAGAAATTCTATGAAAATAGATTTATTTTGTTACATTATACATTACTTACATACGTTATACAATTTATTACATAAATATCACATTCTTTATCTCTCATATACTATTACGATTATTCACTACAGATGTTTTTAAACCTGCTACAAACTGTTGTTTTCCTTCTTCTATCACTGATTTATTTACACCATTTTTTACAAAAACAGAGACTACACCAAGAGCACTGACATCCTGGATATTACGTAATCGATCATCAAAGAATAACATTTCTTCAAAATCAATTCCAGATTGCTTCTTTAAGCTAAAAACAAgtttaaattttcaaaacaagaAGTCTAAGAATAAAATATGTTATCTGAAAAAGTACAGTCACTCTTAAACTACTCTCCCAGTAATTTATCAGACTAATAGATTATTACAGAACACTAGGAAGGCAACAAAAAATTATATATGTGAATAGAATACTACATACTAGAACTCATAAAAGTAGACAATTCGCTGGTGTGGTAAAAAACGATCCAGCTTACATTTTAAtaagaaagaaataataaatataggccaaataaataatgaaaaagaaAACTAGTAGTGGATCCAGCACAAGCTCTGTTGCGTAAATATATTAAGTAGATTAATCTTATCCATAAATAGGTAAGGAAGTTAGTGATGTATAAAAATGACAGTTTAAGATGtgaatgaaaatgaaatataaactagataaaatgaaaaaaaaatatatgtaagtcAAACATAGAGAATACATGTTTAAAAGATATGACCAAAAAGTAATAgaatacaaattttaataaaagaattgctAAATTGAATAAGAAATATCTGTGTGAAATATGTGATTTATCAAAGtcagttaaaaaatatattaaatatgaaaatgtAAGTTAAACAGCAAATTATTTCATACTTATTAAAATGTTTTGTCTTCTTTCCTGGAAATATTTCAAGATAAGAAAAATACTTGTCCCATCCAAACAGCTGAAGCAACTGTCTAGCACCTTTAGTTTCAGAAATTCTTGAAGCCACTCCCAAAGTATATTCTTCATCATAGAGTTTTTGCAAAATTTGTGGCACTTGGGGGTAGTAGCCTATTTCATAATTACAGCTGTCTACCACCACACCATtggaactaaaaaaatatttatggagAAATAGTATAAATAAGATGATTTGGTAAATTAGAAATATTGGGACTTCTTACTTCCTTTTAAAAGGAGGTGTTACTTCCTTATCCACCCTCACTTGCCATAGTGTACGatctaaaataagtttataaaaaTAGTTACAGTTGATTAAAATGATTTGCTTTATTTCCAACAAATATACCTAAGTCAAAAACaatcatttttaaattgtttgaagCCAtgctaattttatttaattacaaaacCATGACCAATGTATCTATTTTAGTATAGTAAATCCAAGTTCAGactataagatttttttaaaagttgaTTTTCAgttttatgttaaaatatttgtaaatcccaatttatttaaatcaaaccACAAACATACTAAAGATGACAGATGAAGTGTTAGTTGAGGTTAGGCTAGGATTAGTTATTGACCTTCACTTCTTTTTAGATTAGACAATTCTTTTTAACGTttctattttcatatttttgaaatCGAAACGTAAAAAGGACAATGTAATTATCATTAAAATTAATTGGAAATAAACCGACTGTAACGATATATCGCGCCCACACACTACGTGGAGTAGTAAACGCAATGCGATGcatgtttattaataaaataaaatccaaTCAATTGGAATCTcatcacagaccactaataacgaTCTCATCATCGAATAGAATCAAACCGAATCAATTGGGATCTAATCAAATCGACTGGAATCAAATTGATTGGGATATAATCCAATCGATTGGAatcacaataataaattaaaaaccatcgctccGTGCGTaaacgataagaaagctatgctcaTAGTCGTAGTACATACTCTGGctacagaataaataacaatcagaatgcagACTCTCAGATGCCGcttttgaagtttgtcagcacgcgatcgccatattttaaacggacaCATAgcctcgaattgagaaatttgtgacaagataagacagaactgtaatttaaatttttagagattaataatttagtacatttgaaataatttaatctattcttcaattaaaagtacgaataaaatagtgcatattatgtctatagtttccataaataaattaaaccgggttaatttttttatgcacaccagataagatgtcactgaacagcactggttccgtttaaaacatagctgattccgtctgcgcgtacttattttttcaagcggagtgggcattctgattgtttattattctgttcTCTGGCTATGCTTCCCCATCTCGGTCACTCGCCACATTCTATTTTTATGGTTTAATCACAAAATCCCATCTAAAAAACATACATATTGGTGTAAAACATGTCACAAggaaatagtttcagaaccattCCCAAATCCTGATTCTGTATAAATAGAACACAATATTCTTGTAATGGGTTAAAATGAAACCTTTttttggaagcatagctttcttattaCAGGCTACGGACGGAGCGGTGGATAGTGGATTTCGCTGAGgtgtgaaaaaaaaataaaactgtaacGACACATCGCGCGACCACACACTACATAGAGTAGTATAGGCAATGCCATGcgtatttattaataaaacaaaaaaacaaaaagtaaaataaaataaaatttactatttttgataggaatacgccacaatttaaatttaaaataagttaatttttatatattttataaaatagaatACAATCTAATCgtatcaaaatgaataaaatatcgATCCAAatcaaaatacaataaaatcGAATAGAGTTGATTCCCAAAATACtaataatttacaattatatgaataaaatgaGGATAAAAAGGGGTTATCTGTGAGAAATTCAACAAAAATTGTTTTATCTTCTTCTATACACTTTATTATATCAATATCACATTATTCATCTATCTTATAGACTTTTTTACCCCTGAAGCAAACTGCTGTTTTCCTTCTTCTATCACTGACTTGTCTACACCTTTTTTTACAAAAACAGACACTACTCCAAGTGCACTGACATCATGGATGTTGCGCAATTCATCATCAAAGAATATCATTTCTTCAAAGTCAATTCCAGATTGTTCCTTTAAGCTAAAAACAAGGTTAAATCATtaagaatgttaaaaataaaataattttatttaaaaatgcattatatatatatatatatatatatatacactgtatatatatatatatatatacagtgtgttttaaaaaggtatgtcataaattaaatcaagcATTTcgggaacaaaaataaattgattgaatccaacttaccttagtacaaaagtgtacaaaaaaaagttacagccctttgaacttacaatgtaaaaattgtttttttgcattgcTCCTCAACTACTTGAcagtttgtaataaaaatggacacgttactttcttatTCTGaaacatttttcatacaaaagaaacaacaaaatctaagcgcacagaaaaattttaaggggtgtGTGcaaccctaaatccccccaaacttttgtgTACGTTCAAATcgaatgaattttgtggcatcattagtttaatacattatttttaaaacttttttacataaaattaacataaacataaaattacaattagtttctacggatacaataattacaaacaattccatcaataatagtaaataatttgaagctatcatttattgtgtgaataagattaatattaaaaattttgatattacaatggcctacgcATTTCAGGAAATgacagatatgcatttaactttgtgtaagttggatcagattaaattatgatttcaataaactatcggggaatatcgtaggtgaatgtcaaggaaatagtgcagcagcctcaaggcgttatgcagtaaaatacccaactgaaatacacccgatagacgattatttctgaccattgatcgtcgtttacgggaaaagTGTACATTctaaccgcaagttgctggcaatagtggtcgtccaataatggatgcaattgatgaagacattttagaaatcattgaagaagtccctggaacaagtacaagggtaatagctgctcaactacaaaacaaaatgttcctcacgtaagggtttggaggcgtttgaagtatgagctgcttaaaccctattacttaacaacggttcaagagttattggttgaagattatcctaaaaggatttaATTTGGCGATTGGTtcttaatggaaaacactcgaaatgttaattttattagaaatattttgtttaccgccGAGGCTACCTTCCGTAGAactggaataacaaaccatcataacgagcacatttgggccgacgaaaatcctcacgccaaaaaaacgactcatcaccacaggactttcaaagttaatgtttgggcaggaattgtggacaacaatctaataggcccagtatttcttcccaacaatttaaatggtgataattatttgcagttcttggcaaacgatttacaagagtatttggaagaagtgaatattgcaataagtcaaaatatgtggtttctacaagatggcgctccaccgcattacagtaatgaagtccgggaatacctttgcaggcagtatcctggtcggtggattggaaggggtcgtgacgtaCCTATTTCTtcgccacccagaagtccaggtcttaaccccatggacttttgcttttgggggtttatgaaagagaaagtgtattctgtaacaatagaggacgaacaacaattgagagttagaataattgaagctgtaaatcaatttcgtcagaaaaatatgatttttcagcacattcggttttccttattaaaacaataccgaatgtgtattgaagaaaatgaggtcattttgaacatttattgtaatatcatatttatagaggttatagacattttttgtacttgttaattcatttaagccatttatttagttgcacataattttttaaaggttaatgaaaagggtcgttactcaataaaaactgttttttgaaaaaagtgatgaggcaaaaaattttaagaataatgtgttaaactaatgatgcccaAAATTcgtttgatttgaacgtactcaaaagtttggggggatttagggctgcacaccccccttaaaatttttctgtgcgcttagattttgttgtttctttttttatgaaaaatgctttcagaacaagaaagtaacgtgtccatttttattacaaaatgtcaagtagtttaggagataatgcaaaagaacaatttttattttgtaacttcaaagggctgtaactttttatgtgtacacttttgtactaaggtaagttggattcaatcaatttatttttgtccccggaatgcgtgatttaatttatgacatacctttttgaaacacactgtatatattgTGTTTCTTATAAGGGATATagcttaaaataaataaataataatacaataaaattatgcCCCACTGTATAAATCATGTCACTTATCTACATCAACAATTTACGCTAGTTTTTTGtttgaagttttttttattcaaggaaataaataattaaattaaatattttttatgaaatttacGAAAAAacttattctttataaaaagttatgCATGGTCTAAAACCTAAGATGCAATCATCACATGTCAAATTTTATCGATATTATACGAGGTATgttaaaaactataaattttgtttaagagtaaagtacctttatattTCATAATATCGAAAATTGatattatgaaaagttgtttggaATTAAAAACTATGTCTTAATATGCAATTACATCCTcctaattgaaatttttttttgcaaattctGGTCAAATTACAGAtaccaaactaaatttttatttattataaatatgataactcatttattattaattttacaaaaaaagttattctatATAAAAAGCTCTGCATGGACTAAAATTTAAGATGCAACCAGTAGGTATCAAATttcatcaatattatatataccaggtatgtcaaaaaatatgaatttcgctTAAAAGTAAAGTACCTTTATAATCCCAAATATCGAAAATTTGTATTGTTAAAAGTTGTTTGGaattaaaaactatgttttaatGTGTAATTATATccaattgaagattaaaaaaaatcattttttattgGAACGGAAGAACAAACATTTTTTATTGGAATGGAAGAGCATAACaaatttaatttgtaaaaaataaaaattatgttcagTATCGGTAATTTGAGAACAATTACtgctacaattttttttaagtagaagGGTGTAATTACACATAAAACATAGTTTTTATAGTAATTTTTAGTATAATATaggcattaaaaaaaaaattaaaattcaacATGAAGACATTGCAATGTCTTTATGAATATctcataaattaaaaattattttttgtacttacttattaaaatgtgtagtttttCTACCAGGAAATATTtcaagatatgaaaaatatttatcCCATCCAAACATTTGAAGTAACTGTTTAGCACCTTTAATTTCAGATGTTCTTGACGCCACTCCCAAAGTATACCCTTCATCATAGAGTTTTTGCAAGATTTCTGGCACTTGAGGGTAATATTCTATTTCAGAATTGTAGCTGTCCACCACAACGCCATTAGAactgtaaaaaaaatgtttttcctaaaaaaaggtatttaaatGAGATGATGTGAATGTAATAATTATGTTATGGATGCTTACTTCTTTTTAAAAGGTGGTGATACATGAGTATCCACCCAAAACGGCCATAGTGTAAAATCTGAAATAATTGGTGTTAAcacaaattatata from the Diabrotica undecimpunctata isolate CICGRU chromosome 1, icDiaUnde3, whole genome shotgun sequence genome contains:
- the LOC140438783 gene encoding magnesium-dependent phosphatase 1-like: MASNNLKMIVFDLDRTLWQVRVDKEVTPPFKRNSNGVVVDSCNYEIGYYPQVPQILQKLYDEEYTLGVASRISETKGARQLLQLFGWDKYFSYLEIFPGKKTKHFNNLKKQSGIDFEEMLFFDDRLRNIQDVSALGVVSVFVKNGVNKSVIEEGKQQFVAGLKTSVVNNRNSI
- the LOC140438784 gene encoding magnesium-dependent phosphatase 1-like; translated protein: MASNNLKMMVFDLDFTLWPFWVDTHVSPPFKKNSNGVVVDSYNSEIEYYPQVPEILQKLYDEGYTLGVASRTSEIKGAKQLLQMFGWDKYFSYLEIFPGRKTTHFNNLKEQSGIDFEEMIFFDDELRNIHDVSALGVVSVFVKKGVDKSVIEEGKQQFASGVKKSIR
- the LOC140438776 gene encoding uncharacterized protein, which codes for MARIHWKKYRSLTVAVSLVVLYFIIKTQTYEHTAFVFLPKVHPNKPWEFVADFSNMKYLNPTIVDFNILEESGNYEHWKYTAQYLENLSHWPYLPNKAIAHFNIKASPKKDLYYIHSVHVTCLFQGLYCLNAESEFKFSHNNRTKGATCEETVKYECPRILSFFCRREVIYQRNAIMSNLLKKFS